Proteins encoded together in one Tripterygium wilfordii isolate XIE 37 chromosome 14, ASM1340144v1, whole genome shotgun sequence window:
- the LOC120014637 gene encoding chromatin target of PRMT1 protein-like isoform X2 — protein MGGASTGWRVMGRGRTGWREMGRGRTGWRGLGGRGRGRTGWRGLRGRGRGRNGWRERGRGRHGWSERGRGRTGWTPIQTGANGIDQPISIDANGNEQLNSIESNENNPNESNLPQPTSDEPNQPVTEASEVLEMGFGCFP, from the exons ATGGGAGGAGCCAGCACTGGATGGAGGGTAATGGGGAGAGGACGCACGGGATGGAGGGAAATGGGGAGAGGACGCACTGGATGGAGAGGATTGGGAGGAAGGGGGAGAGGACGCACTGGATGGAGAGGATTGAGAGGAAGGGGGAGAGGACGCAATGGATGGAGAGAAAGGGGGAGAGGACGTCATGGATGGAGTGAAAGGGGGAGAG GACGCACTGGATGGACACCTATTCAAACTG GGGCAAATGGGATTGATCAGCCTATTTCTATCGATGCAAATGGGAACGAGCAGCTGAATTCTATTGAGTCTAATGAGAATAATCCTAATGAGAGTAATCTGCCCCAGCCCACTAGTGATGAGCCGAACCAGCCCGTTACTGAGGCGTCTGAGGTGCTGGAGATGGGTTTTGGGTGTTTCCCGTAA
- the LOC120014637 gene encoding protein argonaute 3-like isoform X1, translating to MGGASTGWRVMGRGRTGWREMGRGRTGWRGLGGRGRGRTGWRGLRGRGRGRNGWRERGRGRHGWSERGRGRNGWSVRGRGRTGWTPIQTGANGIDQPISIDANGNEQLNSIESNENNPNESNLPQPTSDEPNQPVTEASEVLEMGFGCFP from the exons ATGGGAGGAGCCAGCACTGGATGGAGGGTAATGGGGAGAGGACGCACGGGATGGAGGGAAATGGGGAGAGGACGCACTGGATGGAGAGGATTGGGAGGAAGGGGGAGAGGACGCACTGGATGGAGAGGATTGAGAGGAAGGGGGAGAGGACGCAATGGATGGAGAGAAAGGGGGAGAGGACGTCATGGATGGAGTGAAAGGGGGAGAGGACGCAATGGATGGAGTGTAAGGGGGAGAGGACGCACTGGATGGACACCTATTCAAACTG GGGCAAATGGGATTGATCAGCCTATTTCTATCGATGCAAATGGGAACGAGCAGCTGAATTCTATTGAGTCTAATGAGAATAATCCTAATGAGAGTAATCTGCCCCAGCCCACTAGTGATGAGCCGAACCAGCCCGTTACTGAGGCGTCTGAGGTGCTGGAGATGGGTTTTGGGTGTTTCCCGTAA
- the LOC120014709 gene encoding uncharacterized RING finger protein P32A8.03c-like, with amino-acid sequence MRYPPISFPPTLTRTTHRIVHAQTYSLRQSIHCDILMYSDLDILAEDIAFYARGLFSSPDSSNYLSTLTWTGNGAYIFARVDAASCFYVKRMSKQQLDDHGSYPDCLEAYSAAAVELIQLPCRQVFHEHCILSWLKNAATCPICRRQHPQPLHTLLVEESRHMSHLPSPASTNTAYSLG; translated from the exons ATGAGATACCCGCCAATCTCATTTCCCCCAACTCTCACTCGGACAACTCACCGAATCGTACATGCTCAGACCTATTCTCTACGACAGTCCATCCATTGCGACATCTTAATGTACAGTGATTTGGATATATTGGCTGAAGATATTGCATTCTATGCACGGGGTTTGTTTTCTTCTCCCGACTCCTCTAATTATTTGTCAACGTTGACTTGGACTGGGAATGGGGCTTACATCTTCGCACGAGTGGACGCTGCCAGTTGTTTCTACGTCAAGAGGATGAGCAAGCAGCAGTTGGATGATCATGGTTCTTATCCCGATTGTTTGGAAGCCTACTCCGCCGCCGCGGTGGAACTAATTCAACTACCTTGTCGCCAAGTCTTCCATGAACATTGCATACTTTCTTGGTTGAAGAACGCAGCGACATGTCCCATCTGTCGCCGCCAGCATCCACAACCACTGC atACTCTCTTGGTAGAAGAAAGCCGCCACATGTCCCATCTGCCGTCGCCAGCTTCCACGAACACTGCATATTCTCTTGGTTGA
- the LOC120014128 gene encoding PKS-NRPS hybrid synthetase CHGG_01239-like, whose translation MPFFPMGKVDDDDMDYEAAMEDDEASFDEEPNFGEDEELGDVVESHTPLMVEADTTQFFRTEMEFHSKEDVLSYVRRCGRRHGVVVVVKRSDLNDQKRTPRILFGCERGGGYRAKGVPKKRKSSTKKCQCPFSLKAQVTDASTGTWGLVVINGKHNHALVKAFEGHSYVGRLTAEEKDTVERLSRSGVKAREILNHLKLKNPTNATTIKTIYNARTALRLSETAGKSHMQQLFMLLTENGYVTRHRYEPETEVLQDLFWCNSTSIQLARAFPSVFMLDCTYKTNKYRLPLLQIVGVTSTKKTFSVCFCYMSAEKEENYVWALNCFKDLFETVLAGVFICDREIALMNALKTVFPNAKNMLCRVHVSKNVLSNCVGLFKLKAEFDDFMSCWSTVMHSKTLTYFDKVVNDMQNKFKAHPKALAYVNDSWLSKYRSYFVAAWVDQFFHLGNTTTNIVESSHSKLKKYLSNSVGGFVQSFSKINLLLQGQVVDIKASFEDSLTRVPIRFRIPFYKELVNVVSTAALEKIETECSSIGSEGVSVDNCLHTNSQCFGLPCGHMLTIYRNEGKAIPLSDIHPYWRLLCIQPFSQDPKDEVKIDTEMEMVWRTFELATVPQKLEIKRQLQSLGKASSTSILEPKPKVNVRGRKKGQKGQNSKQSVKQKGKLKVHRTRKPNTNQWVSMFPDFLQNYIFKIFDVPGDGHYRKNWMIMSYMGNVVATCYNVVVALISQEQLELAENSPIPPVSKMWTNHHQANARGWLEMFSSRIERFKTLSGCKPSNIATVELID comes from the exons ATGCCATTCTTTCCAATGGGCAAGGTCGACGATGATGATATGGATTACGAGGCCGCGATGGAAGATGATGAAGCCTCGTTCGATGAAGAACCTAACTTTGGTGAAGATGAAGAACTG GGCGACGTTGTTGAATCGCATACTCCTTTGATGGTTGAAGCAGACACAACCCAATTTTTTCGAACAGAAATG GAATTTCACAGTAAAGAGGATGTTCTTTCGTATGTTAGGAGATGTGGCCGTAGGCATGGAGTAGTTGTGGTTGTCAAACGATCGGACTTGAACGATCAGAAGAGAACTCCTAGGATTTTATTTGGGTGTGAGAGGGGTGGTGGATACAGGGCAAAAGGTGttccaaagaagagaaaatcatcaacaaagaaATGCCAATGCCCTTTTTCTCTGAAAGCTCAAGTAACAGATGCATCAACTGGGACATGGGGGTTGGTTGTTATTAATGGGAAGCACAACCATGCTTTGGTCAAAGCTTTTGAAGGGCATTCATATGTAGGTAGACTAACAGCAGAGGAGAAGGACACTGTTGAGAGGCTAAGTAGGTCAGGGGTGAAGGCAAGAGAAATATTGAATCACCTGAAGCTGAAGAATCCTACAAATGCAACAACAATCAAGACAATCTACAATGCCAGAACTGCTCTAAGGCTTTCTGAGACTGCTGGTAAGTCACATATGCAACAGTTGTTCATGTTGTTAACTGAGAATGGGTATGTTACAAGACATCGTTATGAACCAGAAACTGAGGTATTACAAGACTTGTTTTGGTGTAACTCTACTTCAATTCAACTGGCCAGAGCATTTCCTTCTGTTTTTATGCTAGACTGCACATACAAGACCAACAAATATAGACTACCTTTGCTGCAAATTGTTGGAGTTACTTCTACAAAGAAGACATTCTCTGTTTGTTTTTGCTATATGAGtgcagagaaagaagaaaattatgTGTGGGCTTTGAATTGCTTCAAAGACTTGTTTGAGACAGTATTGGCAGGTGTTTTCATATGTGATAGAGAGATTGCATTGATGAATGCATTGAAGACTGTTTTTCCAAATGCAAAGAATATGCTATGTCGAGTACATGTATCTAAGAATGTTCTTAGCAATTGTGTTGGTTTATTCAAACTTAAAGCTGAGTTTGATGACTTTATGAGCTGCTGGAGCACTGTCATGCATTCCAAAACATTGACATATTTTGATAAGGTAGTGAATGACATGCAAAACAAGTTTAAAGCTCATCCTAAAGCCCTAGCTTATGTCAATGATTCATGGTTGAGTAAATACAGGTCATACTTTGTGGCTGCCTGGGTTGATCAGTTTTTTCATCTTGGGAACACAACAACAAATATAGTTGAGAGCAGCCATTCTAAGCTTAAGAAGTACCTGTCTAACTCGGTTGGTGGATTTGTCCAGTCTTTTAGCAAGATTAACTTGTTACTTCAAGGTCAAGTTGTTGATATAAAGGCCTCATTTGAAGATAGTCTAACTAGAGTGCCAATTCGATTCAGGATACCTTTCTACAAGGAATTGGTGAATGTGGTATCTACTGCTGCCTTGGAGAAGATTGAAACTGAATGTTCTTCCATTGGGAGTGAAGGGGTTAGTGTTGATAACTGTCTCCATACAAATTCTCAATGTTTTGGTCTGCCATGTGGTCATATGCTTACAATTTATAGAAACGAAGGTAAGGCCATCCCACTTAGTGACATACATCCATATTGGAGACTGTTGTGCATCCAACCATTCAGTCAAGACCCTAAAGATGAAGTGAAGATTGATACTGAGATGGAGATGGTGTGGAGGACATTTGAGCTTGCTACTGTGCCTCAAAAGCTAGAAATAAAAAGACAGCTCCAGTCATTAGGCAAGGCAAGCAGCACTTCTATATTAGAGCCAAAACCTAAGGTGAATGTGAGGGGGAGGAAGAAGGGGCAGAAGGG TCAGAACTCCAAGCAGAGTGTCAAACAGAAGGGAAAGTTGAAGGTTCACAGAACTAGGAAGCCAAACACCAATCAGTGGGTGTCCATGTTTCCTGATTTCTTACAAAActacattttcaaaatttttgatgtcCCTGGAGATGGCCACT ATAGAAAGAATTGGATGATCATGTCTTATATGGGAAATGTGGTAGCTACCTGTTACAATGTTGTTGTTGCACTAATTTCACAAGAACA ACTTGAGTTAGCAGAAAATAGTCCCATACCTCCTGTTTCAAAGATGTGGACAAATCATCATCAAGCCAATGCCAGAGGTTGGCTAGAAATGTTTTCTTCTAGGATCGAAAGATTCAAGACACTTTCTGGGTGTAAACCAAGTAACATAGCGACTGTGGAGTTGATAGATTGA
- the LOC120014129 gene encoding peroxidase 4-like: protein MAVNNFLLLILIAILEAADGNLSTNYYSSTCPKALSIVREGVRKAIKNETIMGASLLRLHFHDCFVNGCDGLILLDDSANFVGEKTAVRNNNSIRGYNVIDEIKAQVEKACPEVVSCAEVVAITARDSVVSVSIYT, encoded by the exons ATGGCCGTTAATAACTTTCTTCTGCTTATTCTTATTGCAATTCTTGAAGCTGCAGATGGGAATCTCTCTACAAATTACTACTCTTCGACGTGCCCGAAAGCACTATCCATTGTTCGGGAAGGAGTGAGAAAAGCGATCAAGAACGAAACCATAATGGGTGCATCGTTGCTTCGATTGCACTTCCATGATTGTTTTGTCAAT GGCTGTGATGGTTTGATACTGTTGGATGATTCTGCAAACTTTGTAGGCGAGAAAACAGCAGTACGTAACAATAATTCCATCAGAGGATACAATGTGATTGATGAAATCAAAGCTCAGGTAGAGAAAGCCTGCCCTGAAGTGGTTTCCTGCGCTGAAGTTGTCGCTATTACAGCGCGCGACTCTGTTGTATCTGTTAGCATATATACATGA
- the LOC120015466 gene encoding uncharacterized protein LOC120015466: MEAIQSWVSDHKLSSIGALWASAIGGSLAYSRARSTTMKPSLKLIHARMHAQAITLAVLSGAAVYHYCQNQAGRPNEQKDTIHAP, from the exons ATGGAGGCCATTCAGTCATGGGTTTCAGATCACAAGCTCTCCAGCATTG GAGCTCTCTGGGCATCAGCAATTGGAGGGTCACTGGCTTATTCCAGGGCAAGAAGTACTACTATGAAGCCAAGTCTTAAGCTCATACATGCCAG GATGCATGCACAGGCAATAACACTTGCAGTGCTATCCGGTGCTGCCGTCTACCATTACTGCCAGAATCAAGCCGGACGTCCTAATGAGCAAAAAGACACTATTCATGCCCCATAA